The genomic DNA CGTTCGCCCTGAGCTGGGTACGGATGTTCCGCAGGGAATCACTGGCTGAATCGAGTATGCCCCCGTTTTCATCCACCACCTGGCGGATTTCCTGCTCAAGGTGTGGAAGCGGCGTGACGGATTCCATCTTCTCCTGCAGGAGAGGGATTTTCACTTCCTCTTCCTTCAGTTCTTCCACGAAGCGCGTCAGCTTGCGGCTTGCACGGATTGTGCTCGCCACCTGTACAAGTTCGGCGGGAGAGAGCATGCCGCCGATCTGGGCACGCTTCACATGGGGCCTGATATCGAAGATCCCTCCGAGGGGGCGTGCCCCTTGAGGCGGAGGATCGTCATGGCTTCATCCGTTTCTTCGTGGAGCGCCAGGATCTCGTCATAATCGACGGATGGTGTGAGGGCCGTCACCTTGGCAAGACCCAGGGCAGATGCCGCGTATTCTTTCAGCAGTTCTTTGATCTTATCAAATTCTAATGTTTTCAGTACTTTGGAATTCACGATACTCCACCTTTATCATTTGTTTCGTTTCAGGAACTTCATGAGTTCGTCTGTATCTTTCGTATTGAGGACCGAATCGGTTTTGATCCATCCTTTTCGTGCAGTCGAGACGCCGATTCCCATAAACTCAAGGTGATCATGGCTGTGTGCGTCCGTATTGATGACCAGGGGAACACCGCGTTCCTGAGCTTTTCGCACATGTTCTGCACATAGATCGAGCCGGTTCGGGTTCGCATTGAGCTCCAGTGCGGTTCCGGTTTCTGACGCAAGATCGATCAAGGCATCCATGTCGACGGCATATCCTTCCCTTCGGCCGATGATCCTGCCTGTAGGATGAGCGATGAAGTCCACATGGGGGTTCTCCAGTGCCGTTTTCAACCGGTCCATGATTTTGTCTTGTGACTGCGAGAAGCTGGAATGGATCGAGGCGATGACCACGTCCAGCTGGCTGAGCACGTCATCGTCATAATCGAGCGTTCCGTCAGGCAGGATGTCCATCTCGATTCCCGCAAGCACCTCGATATCATCATAGCGCTTATTGATTTCTTTTATTTCTTGAATCTGTTTCAGCAGTCGTTCTTCGGTCAGGCCATTGGCTACCCTCAAGTATTGGGAGTGGTCCGTGATGGCCATATAGGAATACCCTTTCGCCCGGCACGCCTCCACCATCTCTTCGATGGAGTACGCCCCGTCAGACCAGGTGGTATGCATATGAAGGTCCCCTTTGATGTCTTCAAGTGAGATCAATGGGTAGTCCTTCTTGAACTCTTCCACCTCGCGGCCATCTTCCCTGAGTTCAGGCGGAATGAAAGGGAGACCGAAGTGACCGTAGAATTCTTCTTCCGTTTCAAACGTCGTCACTTCACCCGTTTCGGCGTTCTCCACCCCGTATTCGCTGATTTTCTCTCCACGCTCTTTCGCGAGCTGGCGCATCCGGACATTGTGATCTTTCGAGCCCGTGAAATGATGGAGGGCCGTGGCGAATTCCTTCGGTTCGACAATCCGGAAATCGACGCTCACATCCCAGCTGTACCGGAGCGTCAATGATACCTTCGTGTCTCCCGCTGCGATGGTCTCCACGATACCGGGAAGCTCCAGGAGGGCTTCCTTTACCTGTGACGGCTCATCAGTGGAGAGGATGAAATCAAGATCCTTGATGGTTTCGCGTCCCCTCCGCAGGCTGCCGGCACGCGAGTAGGTTCTGATGCTATCCATGTTGCCGAGGAAGGATTCGATTTCGACTGCCACTCCTTCCATGAAGCCGATGGGAAGGCGGTCCGGCCGCTTGCCGACCTGTTCGATGGCGGCGATGATCTTCTCTTCCGTCTTCTTTCCGAAACCGGCCAGGGCCTGGACTTTTTCGTTCCGGCACGCTTCTTCCAGGTCTTCGATTCCTTCCACGCCAAGCTCGCTGTACAGCTTCGCAATCTTCTTGCCCCCGAGTCCGGGGAGTTGAAGAAGGGGAACGAGGCCGGCAGGAACCTGTTCCTTCAACTCTTCCAATACCGATGAGGTGCCCTCTTCGATATATTCTTCGATGACGCCCGCCGTCCCTTTTCCTATACCGCTTAGCTTTGTAAAATCATCTATTTCACTTAAACTGCGATCATCATTTTCAAGAGCTGCAGCCGCTTTGCGGTAAGCCGAGATTTTGAATGAGTTCTCGCCTTTGAGCTCCATATAGATAGCAATCTGTTCTAATAGTTTAATGATATCTTTTTTATTCACGTCATTCACCTTCAATCTCCATCATGAAAATGGTTTCTCCACTCTCTATAGTAGCAAACTCCGCATCAAAAGAAAAAGACTGAATCCGGAACGGCATCGAATGCTTCGGTTCCTGGACCCAGTCCTGTTATCAAGCTGATTTCCCCATCCACCATGATTGAATCATGTCGGAGAAGATCGGGGTGTTTTTGACCATCCCCTGCCCAAGGAAGGATCCTTGAATGGCCGACTGCACGGAATCCATCGGCAGGAGGGCCCCGATGAACAGCAGGATGAGAAGGATCAAGTACGTTTCCGCAAATCCCAATAGTCCCCCGCCCAGTTTGTTCACCTGCTTCAAGATTGGAAGGTGGGCGACAAAATCAAGCATGGAGCCGATGATCTGCAGGATGATCCTCACCGCAATGAAAATGATCGTGAACGCAATCACCCTGTAGTAGGCGTCTTCCATATTCCCCGCCTGGAAAATCATCTTCAACGCCATCTGGTCGTCAAGATTCGGGTAAGGAATCCACAAAGTCAGCTTGGGAGCAAGCTGATCATAATACAAATATGCTACAATGAATGAAGCGATGAAACCGAATATATGTATCACCTGCAGGATGAATCCCCGTTTCAATCCAATGAGGAATCCAAAAAGCAGGAGCACGAGCAGTATGATATCCAACATAGTTACTTCAATCCTTTAATTGTTTGATTTGCCGTTCGAGGTCTTCGTACTTCTCTTGAAGTTTGATATAATCATTCACGGCGTTCACGGCTGTCAGGACAGCAAGTCTTCCCGTGTCGAGATACGGATTCGCAGAGTTGATTTCCCTCATTTTGTCATCGACTTTGGAGCAGACGAAGCGGATCGTATCAGGCGCCTCTGTCCCGACGATCGTATAATGCTGACCATATATATCCACAGTAATGCGATTTTTTTCTGCTTCAGACAATCCGAAAGACCCCCGTTCACTTAAAAATTCTACACACTATCATACCATGTACCTGTTGAGAATGGTAGAACATTGTCATATGAACTCATTTCCATCGTACCATACTTGTAAAGAAGGAGAGATCCGTTTTGGCCAATACCGTCATTCAAACGACATCTGATCAGATACATAAAATGAAAGAACACTATTCTTCCGTCCTCACAGGCAAGGTTCCGCCCGGAGCCGTCTTCTCTGCCAAGCCTGCAGGGTGCACCGTCACAGCCTATAAATCGGGAAAAGTCCTCTTCCAGGGAGCAAGGGGTGAAGACGAAGCATCCCAATGGGGATCGAAGGTTGCTCCTAAAGTAAAGAAGTTCGATAAAAAGACCACTACCCTTCCCGAAGACTTTGCTTCGTGGTCGGTGATCGGATCGGATGAAGTCGGGACCGGTGACTTCTTCGGGCCGATCACCGTCGTCAGCGCCTATGTGAAACGGGAACATCTCGAACTTGTGAAGGAACTCGGTGTCCAGGACTCCAAAAATTTGACGGACGAGACGATCAAGCGCATCGCCAAGGATCTGATCCAAACGATTCCATACAGTCTTCTCATCCTTCATAACCCGAAGTACAATGAGCTCCAGGAAAGCGGCATGTCCCAAGGGAAGATCAAAGCCCTGCTTCACAATAAAGCGATCCTGAATCTGATGGACAAAATCGCCCCTGAACA from Rossellomorea marisflavi includes the following:
- the polX gene encoding DNA polymerase/3'-5' exonuclease PolX, encoding MNKKDIIKLLEQIAIYMELKGENSFKISAYRKAAAALENDDRSLSEIDDFTKLSGIGKGTAGVIEEYIEEGTSSVLEELKEQVPAGLVPLLQLPGLGGKKIAKLYSELGVEGIEDLEEACRNEKVQALAGFGKKTEEKIIAAIEQVGKRPDRLPIGFMEGVAVEIESFLGNMDSIRTYSRAGSLRRGRETIKDLDFILSTDEPSQVKEALLELPGIVETIAAGDTKVSLTLRYSWDVSVDFRIVEPKEFATALHHFTGSKDHNVRMRQLAKERGEKISEYGVENAETGEVTTFETEEEFYGHFGLPFIPPELREDGREVEEFKKDYPLISLEDIKGDLHMHTTWSDGAYSIEEMVEACRAKGYSYMAITDHSQYLRVANGLTEERLLKQIQEIKEINKRYDDIEVLAGIEMDILPDGTLDYDDDVLSQLDVVIASIHSSFSQSQDKIMDRLKTALENPHVDFIAHPTGRIIGRREGYAVDMDALIDLASETGTALELNANPNRLDLCAEHVRKAQERGVPLVINTDAHSHDHLEFMGIGVSTARKGWIKTDSVLNTKDTDELMKFLKRNK
- a CDS encoding CvpA family protein; translation: MLDIILLVLLLFGFLIGLKRGFILQVIHIFGFIASFIVAYLYYDQLAPKLTLWIPYPNLDDQMALKMIFQAGNMEDAYYRVIAFTIIFIAVRIILQIIGSMLDFVAHLPILKQVNKLGGGLLGFAETYLILLILLFIGALLPMDSVQSAIQGSFLGQGMVKNTPIFSDMIQSWWMGKSA
- the zapA gene encoding cell division protein ZapA: MSEAEKNRITVDIYGQHYTIVGTEAPDTIRFVCSKVDDKMREINSANPYLDTGRLAVLTAVNAVNDYIKLQEKYEDLERQIKQLKD
- the rnhC gene encoding ribonuclease HIII, which encodes MANTVIQTTSDQIHKMKEHYSSVLTGKVPPGAVFSAKPAGCTVTAYKSGKVLFQGARGEDEASQWGSKVAPKVKKFDKKTTTLPEDFASWSVIGSDEVGTGDFFGPITVVSAYVKREHLELVKELGVQDSKNLTDETIKRIAKDLIQTIPYSLLILHNPKYNELQESGMSQGKIKALLHNKAILNLMDKIAPEQPEAILIDQFVEKNTYYRHIASQKKIQRDRVYFSTKGEGMHLSVAAASIIARYAFLKEMDKLSEKAGVTIPKGAGSAVDIAAAKIIKRRGVDSLKNMTKWHFANSDKAIKISRK